A genomic stretch from Lathyrus oleraceus cultivar Zhongwan6 chromosome 2, CAAS_Psat_ZW6_1.0, whole genome shotgun sequence includes:
- the LOC127120153 gene encoding uncharacterized protein LOC127120153: MATSFTPLSISVGGSHLKSSELFLAKRNSSLVGPNLAVQRKSNIVSRKNLISPLRAEYRDNRGGGGGGGELLTGFLLGGAIFGTLAYVFAPQIRRTWLNENEHGFQKARRPIYYDEGTRPMLYDEGLEITKEVLNEKIGQLNSAIDNIYSRLRGNNNKVPVPKESDPEIEAI, encoded by the exons ATGGCGACTTCTTTCACGCCACTATCCATTTCAG TTGGTGGATCTCATCTCAAGTCATCTGAGCTGTTTTTAGCTAAGCGTAATTCATCTCTGGTTGGACCTAACCTTGCTGTTCAAAGGAAGTCAAACATTGTGAGCAGAAAGAACCTCATTTCACCACTTCGTGCAGAATACCG TGATAACAGAGGAGGTGGAGGTGGAGGTGGGGAATTGCTTACTGGCTTTCTTCTGGGTGGTGCTATTTTTGGAACCCTGGCTTATGTTTTTGCTCCCCAG ATCAGAAGAACTTGGCTAAATGAAAATGAACATGGGTTTCAGAAGGCCAGAAGACCAATATATTATGACGAAGGGACAAGACCAATGCTTTATGACGAAGGGCTAGAG ATAACCAAGGAGGTCTTGAATGAAAAAATAGGCCAGCTAAACTCAGCCATTGATAATATATATTCACGTCTGAGAGGCAACAACAATAAAGTGCCTGTCCCTaaagaaagtgatcctgaaatTGAAGCGATATAA
- the LOC127123624 gene encoding F-box/kelch-repeat protein At3g06240 — protein MKKDPISATRVRHRQRCNEAKQKDELTHNHELYSSFVNLPLHLTTHIFLQLPIKSLLSCKCVCKDWKTMISEPHFTKLHFEQSRNTLMIRTNDYDRVSRTLYLLECEPEKFDIGSDNRVKLEPICTLPLRDDKLFREEKGYSIKNIFKCAISVARLFLEKRETLYSPCNRKHGKFDIVNSCNGLLCLCEPSTGNPIVVCNPVTGEFIRLPGASMSPSRLSTARVRAHGYSSLGFHPKVNEYKVIRIWTRHRRANFWVFERLTVDIHTLGTSVWRNIEVDPEISILRLSDPTYINGVVHWIEFKGIILCFCFETEKLKTFPSPPGMVKNHANGIYNSLHRMGELNGILYICDSTDFSNIAMWVMNEYGIGESWSKVYNISNLPNPLQWHYGYCFPVKQFEESAALLYNCLDCFLYYEPEKYGFKIFEINGSGSQYFEVIPHIPSLISLKDAVKGDNIKVLNFHSRCAKIKLQEENEVIFMSQKFV, from the exons ATGAAAAAAGATCCAATTTCCGCTACAAGGGTTAGACATAGACAAAGATGTAATGAAGCAAAACAGAAAGATGAACTGACACACAATCATGAACTTTACTCTTCTTTTGTGAATCTTCCACTGCATCTCACTACTCACATTTTCCTTCAACTTCCAATTAAGTCTCTTCTCAGTTGTAAATGTGTCTGCAAAGATTGGAAAACTATGATTTCAGAACCACATTTTACTAAATTGCATTTTGAACAATCACGGAATACTCTTATGATCCGGACCAACGACTATGATCGAGTATCAAGAACCTTATACCTCCTTGAATGCGAACCGGAAAAGTTTGACATTGGAAGTGATAATCGCGTGAAGCTTGAGCCTATATGCACGCTTCCTCTTCGTGATGACAAGTTATTTAGAGAGGAGAAAGGATACTCGATCAAGAATATTTTCAAGTGTGCTATTAGCGTTGCGAGATTATTTTTGGAGAAAAGGGAAACCCTTTATAGTCCTTGCAACCGTAAACATGGTAAGTTTGATATTGTGAATTCTTGCAATGGCTTactttgtttgtgtgaaccatCTACTGGAAACCCTATAGTGGTTTGCAACCCGGTCACTGGGGAGTTTATAAGACTTCCTGGAGCTAGTATGAGTCCTTCTAGGTTAAGCACAGCGCGTGTAAGAGCGCATGGATATTCTAGTCTTGGTTTCCATCCTAAAGTTAATGAATATAAGGTGATAAGAATATGGACTAGACATAGACGCGCCAATTTTTGGGTGTTTGAGCGTCTCACGGTTGATATACACACACTTGGGACGTCGGTATGGAGAAACATTGAAGTGGATCCTGAAATTTCTATTTTGAGACTTAGTGATCCCACTTATATTAATGGTGTAGTTCATTGGATAGAGTTTAAAGGTATAATATTGTGTTTCTGTTTTGAAACTGAGAAGTTGAAGACATTTCCTTCTCCTCCGGGTATGGTTAAAAATCATGCAAATGGAATTTATAATTCCTTGCATAGAATGGGAGAATTGAATGGAATTCTTTACATTTGTGACTCGACCGATTTCTCTAATATTGCAATGTGGGTTATGAATGAATACGGCATTGGAGAGTCATGGAGTAAGGTTTACAACATTTCTAATTTGCCTAATCCGCTTCAATGGCATTATGGATATTGTTTTCCAGTAAAACAGTTTGAAGAAAGTGCTGCATTGTTGTATAATTGTTTGGATTGTTTTTTATACTATGAACCTGAGAAATATGGATTCAAAATATTTGAAATTAATGGGTCTGGTTCACAGTATTTTGAAGTAATTCCACATATTCCAAGTCTAATCTCATTAAAGGATGCTGTTAAAGGAGACAATATTAAGGTGTTGAATTTCCACTCAAG GTGTGCTAAGATTAAATTGCAGGAAGAAAATGAAGTTATTTTCATGTCTCAAAAGTTTGTTTAG